In Oncorhynchus keta strain PuntledgeMale-10-30-2019 chromosome 19, Oket_V2, whole genome shotgun sequence, a single genomic region encodes these proteins:
- the LOC118398378 gene encoding serine-rich adhesin for platelets-like, with translation MTTIDDTITTTIDDAVTTTIDNAVTTTIDNAVTTTIDDAVTTTTIVDAVTTTTIDDAVTTTTIDDAVTITTIDDAVTTTTIDDAVTTTTIDDAVTSTTIDDAVTTITIDDTVTTTTIDDTVTTTTIDDTVTTIEDTVTTTTTTDDTVTTTTTIDDTVTTTTTIDDTVTTTTIDDTVTTTTIDDTVTTTTIDDTVTTTTNDDTVTTTTIDDTVTTTTIDDTVTTTPIDDTVTTTIDDTVTTTIDDTVITNIDVPVTATELSKG, from the coding sequence ATGACTACCATTGACGACACAATCACCACTACCATTGACGACGCAGTCACCACTACCATTGACAACGCAGTCACCACTACCATTGACAACGCAGTCACCACTACCATTGACGACgcagtcaccaccaccaccattgtcGACgcagtcaccaccaccaccattgacGACgcagtcaccaccaccaccattgacGACGCagtcaccatcaccaccattgaCGACgcagtcaccaccaccaccattgacGACgcagtcaccaccaccaccattgacGACGCAGTCACCTCCACCACCATTGACGACGcagtcaccaccatcaccattgacgacacagtcaccaccaccaccattgacgacacagtcaccaccaccaccattgacGACACAGTCACCACCATTGAGGacacagtcaccaccaccaccaccactgacgacacagtcaccaccaccaccaccattgacgacacagtcaccaccaccaccaccattgacgacacagtcaccaccaccaccattgacgacacagtcaccaccaccaccattgacgacacagtcaccaccaccaccattgacgacacagtcaccaccaccaccaatgaCGACACAGTCACCACAACCACCATTGACGACACAGTCACCACAACCACCATTGACGACACAGTCACCACCACCCCCATTGACGACACAGTCACCACCACCATTGACGACACAGTCACCACCACCATTGACGACACAGTCATCACCAACATTGACGTCCCAGTCACCGCCACTGAGCTTAGCAAAGGATAA